Proteins from one Anopheles nili chromosome 2, idAnoNiliSN_F5_01, whole genome shotgun sequence genomic window:
- the LOC128720127 gene encoding acyl-protein thioesterase 1 → MAAAPVIIPSIAKHTSTLIFLHGLGDTGHGWANSMGSLRTPDMKVICPTAPNMPVTMNGGFRLNSWFDLKSISISDPEDEEGIKRATRTVHELIQSEMKAGIASNRIMLGGFSQGGALALYAGLTFSEPLAGVMALSCWLPMHKSFPGVRKCPDIVPILQCHGDCDPIVFYKFGQLSSSVLKSFMKNSHFQTYQGLGHSSCDAELSDMKKFIEDHVPRQ, encoded by the exons ATGGCTGCTGCACCTGTTATCATTCCATCCATCGCAAAACATACATCAACG CTAATTTTTCTTCACGGTCTAGGCGATACCGG CCATGGGTGGGCTAATTCGATGGGATCACTCCGGACGCCGGACATGAAGGTGATCTGCCCGACCGCACCGAACATGCCGGTCACGATGAATGGCGGTTTTCGGTTGAACTCATGGTTCGATCTGAAATCGATCTCGATCAGTGACCCCGAGGATGAAGAGGGTATCAAGCGGGCAACGCGAACGGTTCACGAGCTCATACAGAGTGAAATGAAAGCTGGCATTGCGTCGAACCGGATCATGCTCGGTGGCTTCTCTCAGGGTGGTGCGCTCGCTCTTTACGCGGGGTTGACATTTTCGGAACCACTGGCCGGTGTGATGGCACTCTCCTGTTGGTTACCGATGCACAAGAGCTTCCCGGGAGTGCGGAAGTGCCCGGATATCGTGCCG ATTCTTCAATGCCACGGTGACTGTGATCCTATCGTGTTCTATAAGTTTGGTCAATTATCGTCCAGCGTGCTGAAATCGTTCATGAAAAATTCGCACTTTCAGACATACCAAGGACTGGGACATAGCTCCTGTGATGCGGAACTGAGCGACATGAAG AAATTCATCGAGGATCACGTTCCTCGCCAGTGA